A genomic segment from Leptospira fainei serovar Hurstbridge str. BUT 6 encodes:
- a CDS encoding exodeoxyribonuclease V subunit gamma, translating into MPINVFSSDDLSLLTENLLSSVSSDIRKEDGLYSPIIVIPNQSMETWLYLEFVKRAGIVFNIRFLFLEKAIEEFLLKKYSPDSNPTSRPFLKPESRRFLIYEYILKKPSFLSDYPILSAYLLPSGRKNIDPVRLFELSGRLAKYFKDYELQRQDWIRNWIGNPYEMLRLGTEDIEEWNATKSPVFFLQKELYAATAESASTETLIQFAMRTRSLAKTANAKSKPGKLYLFGLSQLSSTYIALFNELLPEISVEVFQFGPPRDTLVTDASELTACRSWATPFRTLHQSWLSSGAQIHTIQDRAKKRESVLEAFQTYLLSGKQALSDRGLPADESLIIAEAPGKLREVESVFQVILSKLDVDPTLRLTDIGIFCVNLPDYRPAIESIFEGGILAKLRNASGKEEFTPKTLPYTIRDVRAGDASSFLRGLLCIFPLLAGKRSRQEFFDLFRNSCFQAKWNIDPETVQEWKIYAKNLNLYIDDSLEGRPQSFSFRNGFIRLAMSEVLPESAEEGTGISPYPSQNKISVENWIGIWKKVESLLNSFCNRLLNPSLSSDELLDSFLRFVQAMLVPAEEEPEETAIALELFTRLESLKGVSWDSGDAKDRIRFFETFVRESCDGIPVRKGKYLTGGITVSALQPMRPIPFRHIFILGLGEGAFPGIDDRSAFNLRHLSPRIGDITTRQTNESLLYETILSAKESLNFSFVSQDTGKDEELAPSPSLLQIEQALKEFILDPDESVRITLPLNKHSKQYFEARAVSHERDFRIPFFKTYDASAVTAYGQEEGKKEYVKKILNFGTVSQSAQSLSAIGKELTIDLTELMQFWRSPLFYFLRKNFGLFVQDFEEEESISQREPFRISESFSLISETWKIFGKKFSGKKIPDDSLPLFLQGYERTIQNFGKRGLLPRGTYRDVEEILNAEKFERSWVKIGPMINQSRFYDALSFGETTKQGTILSLPNPYLDISEGIRVRFSGLKESIFVSDENANMVLIYPNLKKNLKNGIEPLLIQSLLDLLPEESKKQKTVQALFGYISKEGAPEAYQLQSESSERKNFLKDLVEEYLRPCTALLSPQFWEDFPLRKEITQNMKKEDRERLSHEYSLWIRETLEYDLSEYLNPTLRLLPSPKDHIPANALDLSEKLYEPVLRSLS; encoded by the coding sequence ATGCCTATCAACGTTTTTTCTTCCGACGACTTATCTCTCTTAACGGAAAATCTACTTTCTTCCGTTTCTTCCGACATTCGGAAAGAAGACGGATTGTATAGCCCGATTATAGTGATCCCGAATCAAAGCATGGAGACCTGGCTGTACTTGGAATTTGTGAAACGAGCCGGCATCGTCTTTAATATCCGGTTTCTCTTTCTAGAAAAGGCAATCGAAGAATTTCTATTAAAGAAATACTCGCCGGATTCGAATCCGACTTCTCGTCCTTTTTTGAAACCCGAGTCTCGCCGGTTTCTAATTTACGAATATATTCTTAAAAAACCGAGCTTTCTTTCCGATTATCCCATTCTGAGCGCTTATCTTCTACCTTCCGGAAGAAAGAATATAGATCCAGTTCGACTATTCGAATTATCCGGTAGACTTGCGAAATATTTTAAGGACTATGAACTGCAAAGACAAGATTGGATTCGGAATTGGATAGGCAATCCTTACGAAATGCTCCGTTTAGGAACAGAAGACATCGAGGAATGGAACGCTACAAAATCGCCGGTATTTTTTTTACAAAAAGAATTATACGCGGCAACGGCAGAGAGCGCCAGCACGGAAACACTTATTCAATTTGCTATGCGAACTCGCTCTTTAGCGAAAACGGCAAATGCTAAGTCGAAGCCGGGTAAATTATATCTGTTCGGGCTTTCGCAATTATCTTCCACCTATATCGCGCTGTTTAACGAACTCTTGCCCGAAATTTCCGTGGAAGTATTTCAATTCGGTCCGCCTCGGGACACACTTGTTACCGATGCATCGGAGCTAACCGCTTGTCGGAGTTGGGCGACCCCGTTCCGAACACTTCATCAAAGCTGGCTATCGTCCGGCGCCCAAATTCATACGATTCAAGACCGAGCTAAAAAGCGAGAATCCGTTCTTGAAGCGTTTCAGACGTATCTTTTGAGCGGAAAACAGGCTCTATCTGACCGAGGACTTCCCGCCGACGAAAGCCTAATAATAGCCGAGGCACCGGGAAAATTAAGGGAAGTGGAATCGGTTTTTCAAGTAATTCTTTCCAAGTTAGATGTCGACCCGACACTTCGCTTAACAGACATCGGTATTTTCTGCGTAAATCTTCCCGATTACCGACCCGCAATCGAAAGTATTTTTGAAGGAGGAATTCTTGCAAAGCTAAGGAACGCAAGCGGAAAGGAGGAATTTACTCCCAAGACTCTTCCGTATACGATCCGGGACGTGCGAGCAGGAGACGCAAGTTCCTTTTTGCGGGGATTACTCTGTATTTTCCCGCTGCTCGCCGGCAAAAGATCAAGACAGGAATTCTTCGATTTATTTCGAAATTCCTGCTTCCAAGCAAAATGGAATATCGATCCGGAAACGGTTCAAGAGTGGAAGATATATGCAAAAAACCTAAATCTTTACATAGATGATTCATTGGAAGGGCGCCCGCAATCATTTTCTTTTCGGAACGGATTCATTCGCTTGGCAATGTCCGAAGTCCTACCCGAATCCGCGGAAGAGGGCACCGGTATCTCGCCTTACCCTTCGCAAAATAAAATTTCCGTCGAAAATTGGATCGGTATATGGAAGAAAGTCGAGTCTCTTCTAAATTCCTTCTGCAATCGTTTATTGAATCCAAGTCTTTCATCGGATGAATTGTTGGATTCGTTCCTAAGATTCGTGCAGGCAATGCTCGTTCCCGCGGAAGAAGAACCGGAAGAAACTGCCATTGCTCTGGAATTGTTTACCCGACTGGAATCCTTAAAAGGAGTTTCGTGGGACTCGGGCGATGCTAAGGACAGGATTCGATTTTTTGAAACTTTTGTTCGCGAATCATGCGATGGAATTCCTGTCAGAAAAGGAAAATATCTTACCGGTGGGATTACGGTGTCCGCTTTACAGCCGATGCGCCCGATTCCGTTTCGACACATATTTATACTTGGGCTCGGGGAAGGGGCATTTCCGGGAATCGACGATCGATCCGCCTTCAACCTTAGACATCTTTCTCCGCGCATTGGCGATATAACAACTCGACAGACGAACGAATCCCTGCTATATGAAACGATCTTATCCGCAAAAGAAAGCTTAAATTTTTCATTCGTTTCGCAGGACACAGGCAAAGACGAAGAGCTAGCGCCCTCCCCTTCCTTATTACAAATCGAGCAAGCGTTAAAAGAATTTATCCTGGATCCGGATGAAAGTGTGCGGATTACCCTCCCTTTAAATAAGCATAGTAAACAATATTTCGAAGCCAGGGCGGTTTCGCACGAAAGGGATTTCCGTATCCCTTTCTTTAAAACGTACGACGCGTCCGCCGTTACGGCTTACGGGCAAGAAGAAGGAAAAAAGGAATACGTTAAAAAAATATTGAATTTCGGAACCGTCTCACAATCTGCGCAATCTTTATCGGCGATCGGAAAGGAACTTACCATTGATTTGACTGAACTCATGCAATTTTGGAGATCTCCTCTTTTTTATTTTCTTAGGAAAAATTTCGGGCTGTTCGTCCAAGACTTCGAAGAAGAAGAATCCATTTCACAAAGAGAGCCGTTTCGAATTTCGGAAAGTTTTTCCTTAATCTCGGAAACTTGGAAAATTTTCGGAAAAAAATTCTCCGGAAAAAAAATACCGGATGATTCTCTCCCATTATTTTTACAAGGATATGAGAGAACGATTCAAAATTTCGGCAAACGCGGTTTGCTCCCGCGAGGAACATACCGAGATGTAGAAGAAATACTCAACGCGGAAAAGTTCGAACGGTCTTGGGTAAAAATCGGACCGATGATAAATCAAAGTCGTTTTTACGATGCGCTTTCCTTCGGCGAGACAACAAAACAAGGAACCATCCTTTCTCTACCGAACCCATACTTAGATATCTCCGAAGGAATTCGAGTACGCTTTAGCGGGCTGAAGGAATCGATATTCGTTTCGGACGAGAATGCAAATATGGTCTTAATCTATCCCAACTTGAAAAAGAACCTGAAAAACGGAATCGAGCCCCTACTGATACAATCACTCTTGGACCTTCTGCCTGAGGAATCAAAGAAGCAAAAGACCGTGCAAGCGCTATTCGGTTACATCTCAAAAGAAGGGGCTCCCGAGGCGTATCAATTGCAATCGGAAAGTTCCGAAAGAAAAAATTTCCTGAAAGATCTTGTTGAAGAATACCTTCGTCCTTGCACCGCATTACTTTCACCGCAATTTTGGGAAGATTTCCCTCTCCGAAAGGAAATCACACAAAACATGAAGAAAGAAGATCGAGAAAGACTTTCCCACGAATACTCTCTTTGGATTCGAGAAACTTTGGAATATGACTTATCCGAATATTTAAATCCGACGCTTAGGCTCTTACCCTCTCCTAAAGATCATATCCCCGCAAATGCTTTGGATTTATCCGAGAAATTATATGAGCCAGTTTTACGGAGTCTTTCATGA
- a CDS encoding UvrD-helicase domain-containing protein → MKPISIDFPPSFADGIDSEKNGFIGASAGTGKTHTIVYLVLKLLRESFLAWDAEAGTSAPLGIDSILVLTYTDKAASELRSRIRAGIKERIRNLEESVRTNPILEPERQFFLAQAGRLDQAYISTIHGFCSKILKEYSLETGYPANAKLVSEFEPFNRILYSRMHSEFSDEIPKESLALTLLELRNFFDNGFTGNTWEDFVSELAGKKEISPNNVRLIPRPNPLPGKIEICRCIQTLSREYSTILPLQELLLRYVHANTKKAFLDREPAFKKILAKALSAIERFDPIIITKAILEIGRLKRKESGVGSVLFSDDELKKGESDPAYGTYIAQREKVKKALSDLETIAVSFVVQISETIVKETPIEKAEEGEVTYGDMIRNLSRSLSVNQVLLTELKNRFRYAIVDEFQDTDSEQYGIFRNLFLEKNSIDDSETRLFLIGDSKQGIYGFRGADIGTYLSAKNNLDLNGKFGDRSVVYPELDTNRRSLPELISAYNDLFSASKGDWFPLREPGFDPIPYLKVNAAMSGRKAVLYSDKSERGALNAFQLPSTSSKEALRDPYARFIVSEIRHLVSPESRILIRKERPGRPPYAGRVRYGDIAILIRNQDDSKELENYLRAEGIPYTYNKKRGLFSSNEAYRCRQILSCINEEGSPDSFYKLLLSDLFEVQPTDLHRFDEYSVESKEKRLLESWRRYARKKEYANLFRSLLTESLLATPRDKEKTREWERRITNFRQIFFLLSEQASLSNLSLRELIEHLDSCITNSLTQDENDYLERETEEDRIKILTIHSSKGLEFPFVFLLGGFTGWSSSQRKYFEYRETIRGANQELQSVKIIDLEKKEQEKFKEYLINEDKRLYYVAVTRAMYKFYFPLLSSPATDRPLELFRRSFEAAMPNFDQSSSVAKIFPNETKTGYEVKFITRFQENTDSPEDTESDRPESKATRDVLHWPSGCEKRTILLESYSSLDRYMNVRQEKGYRIETADAKSDELEFFQSTEDDLPSSNQMGNLLHMLLETMDFSYFLQTNGPQGLKNFPVWNEIKNSLRIQGYGKDEDQLEFYTERATTFLWNTLRSPLPNTQSLNCLAELSLEERKHEVDFFLRITGNTRRGDEGELLNGTVDFIFFSGGKYWIADWKSNKLGQPGNPTSYSEKNIKIKVDESYSIQSALYSLVLDDWLRNKYGAKYDPILLGGMYFIFLRGMDPLQKGNGIFFQHIDLPFIEKSKSLLQDALEMKHTDLRGKE, encoded by the coding sequence ATGAAGCCGATTTCAATCGATTTTCCTCCTTCTTTCGCAGATGGAATCGATTCCGAAAAAAACGGTTTTATCGGCGCCTCTGCCGGAACCGGGAAAACCCATACGATCGTATACTTGGTATTGAAATTGTTAAGAGAATCGTTTCTTGCCTGGGATGCCGAAGCAGGAACTTCTGCTCCACTCGGAATCGACTCGATTTTAGTTCTAACATATACCGATAAAGCCGCTTCGGAATTAAGATCAAGAATCCGAGCCGGAATTAAGGAAAGAATTCGGAACTTGGAGGAATCGGTTCGAACTAATCCGATTTTAGAGCCGGAACGACAATTTTTTTTGGCGCAAGCAGGGCGACTCGACCAGGCTTACATATCCACTATTCACGGATTTTGCAGTAAGATTCTTAAAGAGTATTCCCTGGAAACGGGTTACCCCGCGAATGCGAAGCTTGTTTCCGAATTCGAACCTTTCAATAGAATTCTATATTCCAGGATGCATTCGGAATTTTCGGACGAGATACCTAAAGAAAGTTTAGCTTTAACTTTATTAGAATTACGTAATTTTTTTGATAACGGATTTACCGGAAATACTTGGGAAGATTTTGTATCGGAATTAGCGGGAAAAAAGGAGATCTCTCCGAATAACGTTAGGTTAATACCTCGCCCGAATCCATTACCGGGGAAAATAGAAATCTGTCGATGTATTCAGACATTATCGCGCGAGTATTCAACCATCTTGCCGCTACAAGAATTGCTTTTGAGATACGTCCACGCAAATACCAAGAAAGCGTTTTTGGATCGAGAGCCCGCTTTCAAAAAGATTCTAGCGAAGGCCCTATCCGCGATAGAGCGATTCGATCCTATTATCATAACGAAAGCGATCTTAGAGATCGGACGTCTCAAAAGAAAAGAATCAGGAGTCGGAAGCGTTCTTTTCTCCGACGATGAATTAAAGAAAGGAGAATCCGATCCCGCATACGGTACTTATATCGCGCAAAGGGAAAAAGTAAAAAAAGCTCTTTCGGATTTGGAAACGATAGCTGTCTCATTCGTCGTTCAAATTTCGGAAACTATCGTGAAAGAAACTCCGATCGAAAAAGCCGAAGAAGGCGAAGTTACTTACGGCGATATGATCCGTAATTTGTCTCGATCCCTGTCCGTTAATCAAGTATTATTAACCGAATTAAAGAACAGGTTCCGGTATGCGATCGTAGACGAGTTTCAAGATACGGATTCCGAACAGTACGGTATTTTCCGAAATCTTTTCCTAGAAAAGAATAGCATCGACGATTCCGAGACTCGTTTGTTTCTGATCGGAGATTCCAAACAGGGAATTTATGGATTTCGTGGAGCGGATATCGGCACATATCTATCGGCAAAAAATAATTTAGATTTAAACGGAAAGTTCGGGGACCGATCCGTCGTTTATCCGGAATTAGATACGAATCGACGGTCATTACCGGAATTAATCTCGGCATATAACGACCTTTTTTCCGCCTCGAAAGGAGATTGGTTTCCTTTAAGAGAACCGGGCTTCGATCCGATTCCGTACTTAAAAGTGAATGCAGCTATGTCGGGGAGAAAGGCCGTTCTATATTCGGATAAGAGCGAACGAGGCGCCCTTAACGCATTCCAATTGCCCTCCACTTCCAGTAAAGAAGCATTAAGAGATCCTTATGCTAGATTTATAGTTTCGGAAATTCGACACTTGGTGTCTCCCGAATCGAGAATCTTAATCCGGAAGGAACGTCCGGGACGGCCTCCATATGCCGGGAGAGTGCGTTACGGAGATATCGCGATTTTAATCCGAAACCAGGATGATTCGAAAGAACTGGAAAATTACCTAAGAGCCGAAGGAATTCCATACACTTATAACAAAAAGAGAGGACTATTTTCCTCCAACGAGGCTTATCGTTGTAGACAAATTCTTTCTTGCATAAACGAAGAAGGAAGTCCCGATTCATTTTATAAACTTTTGCTATCGGATTTATTTGAAGTTCAACCGACCGATTTGCATAGATTCGACGAGTATTCCGTCGAGTCCAAAGAAAAACGGTTGCTGGAATCCTGGCGTCGGTATGCCAGAAAAAAAGAATACGCAAATCTTTTCCGTTCCTTATTAACCGAAAGTTTGCTAGCAACACCCCGAGATAAGGAGAAAACGAGGGAATGGGAACGCAGGATCACGAATTTTCGCCAAATCTTTTTTCTTTTATCGGAACAAGCGTCCTTAAGTAATCTTTCGCTGCGCGAGCTGATCGAGCATCTCGATTCTTGCATAACGAATTCATTAACTCAGGATGAAAACGATTACTTAGAAAGAGAAACCGAAGAAGATCGAATAAAAATTCTAACAATCCATTCCAGTAAAGGCTTGGAATTTCCTTTCGTTTTCCTTTTAGGCGGTTTTACTGGATGGTCCTCCTCTCAAAGAAAATACTTCGAATATCGGGAAACAATAAGAGGCGCGAATCAAGAATTGCAGAGCGTAAAAATAATCGATCTGGAAAAGAAAGAACAGGAGAAATTTAAGGAGTATTTAATAAACGAAGACAAAAGATTATACTACGTGGCGGTCACGAGAGCCATGTATAAATTTTATTTTCCATTATTATCTTCGCCCGCAACGGATCGGCCTTTGGAACTATTTCGCAGGTCTTTCGAAGCGGCGATGCCGAATTTCGATCAATCCTCGAGCGTAGCCAAGATTTTTCCGAACGAAACGAAAACGGGCTATGAAGTTAAATTTATAACCCGTTTTCAAGAAAATACGGATTCCCCGGAGGATACCGAATCGGATCGCCCTGAATCGAAAGCAACAAGAGACGTATTGCATTGGCCTAGCGGTTGTGAGAAACGAACGATCCTTCTCGAGAGTTATTCCTCTTTAGATCGCTATATGAACGTTCGGCAGGAAAAGGGATACCGCATAGAGACGGCAGACGCTAAAAGCGACGAACTCGAATTCTTCCAGTCAACGGAGGATGATCTACCTTCCTCCAATCAAATGGGAAATCTCCTTCATATGCTATTAGAAACGATGGATTTTTCATATTTCTTACAGACAAACGGCCCGCAAGGACTGAAGAATTTTCCGGTCTGGAATGAAATAAAGAATTCCCTTCGAATACAAGGATACGGTAAGGACGAAGATCAACTCGAATTTTACACTGAAAGAGCGACAACATTCCTTTGGAATACTTTACGAAGCCCTCTTCCCAATACCCAAAGCTTGAATTGTTTAGCCGAATTGAGCCTAGAGGAAAGAAAGCACGAAGTCGATTTTTTTCTACGGATCACCGGTAATACCCGGAGAGGAGACGAAGGGGAATTATTAAACGGGACGGTGGATTTTATTTTCTTTTCCGGCGGAAAATATTGGATCGCGGATTGGAAATCCAATAAACTCGGCCAGCCCGGGAATCCGACTTCCTACTCGGAAAAAAATATAAAAATTAAGGTCGATGAATCGTATTCGATTCAGTCGGCTCTTTATTCTCTCGTTCTAGACGATTGGTTACGCAATAAATACGGGGCGAAATACGATCCGATTTTATTAGGAGGTATGTATTTTATTTTTCTGCGAGGGATGGATCCCTTACAAAAAGGCAACGGGATATTCTTCCAGCATATAGATCTTCCTTTTATCGAGAAATCCAAAAGTCTACTTCAAGACGCACTCGAAATGAAACATACCGATTTGCGAGGAAAAGAATGA
- the recD gene encoding exodeoxyribonuclease V subunit alpha — MREESQLVDPDYVMFLSDEMFRVQPEIEKEDLYELNMRLLQALRTGNLGIFENQIEKNFESPFFRSRNGILYYRKTFETLTEVEDSFRDLLSREIPEEQRDRIQKVIEEITENDPLEFQKNGIKITLCGEGEQKEALETALKSSFFVLTGGPGTGKTTVITSLLRALVRLGYETEKIGLAAPTGRAAQRLKESLENTLSLNRRINELDQKLLNLPTATIHRLLGYNPKSNSYKFGKDFRLPYDVIVIDEVSMVDLELMSNLLHSLPDREREKFRFIILGDADQLPSVEAGAILSDVVASISSSSNFFRLSKSHRQEGNASPIFAAARECIRKNSSVDSLLKSIFAVRTDISLNEIIDSASPENEAGFYRIQSDFPKDRTRFLEKYVENWIRPRLAKLPDPNKESIKLIEYIAKDLNHSRILTILRQGDYGSEGINRDINQILIKKGYKKTVIIGNRTYFPGLPIMITKNDRTRGMFNGDTGVILDAKTITGDPELRAIFLLDGMIRDFALDTLPSHEPAFAITVHKSQGSEYDNIFILYPPDPEKPESKNLTSELFRTEILYTALTRAKRRAVLLAGDELLGLSLSKRSERVTGFRL, encoded by the coding sequence ATGAGAGAAGAATCTCAGCTCGTCGACCCTGATTACGTCATGTTTCTTTCGGACGAAATGTTTCGCGTACAACCGGAAATCGAGAAAGAAGACTTGTACGAATTGAATATGCGTTTATTGCAAGCCCTGAGAACCGGTAACTTAGGAATCTTCGAAAATCAAATCGAGAAGAATTTCGAAAGCCCCTTTTTTCGATCCCGCAACGGAATTTTATATTACAGAAAAACTTTCGAAACTTTAACCGAAGTCGAAGATTCCTTTCGAGATTTATTATCCCGTGAAATCCCAGAAGAACAGCGAGATAGAATTCAGAAAGTTATCGAGGAAATCACCGAAAATGACCCGTTGGAATTCCAGAAAAACGGGATAAAAATAACTCTTTGCGGCGAAGGGGAACAAAAGGAAGCGTTGGAGACCGCACTCAAATCTTCATTCTTCGTGCTAACGGGCGGTCCCGGAACCGGAAAAACGACGGTGATTACGAGTCTTTTACGAGCGCTCGTTCGTTTAGGTTACGAAACCGAGAAAATCGGTTTGGCTGCGCCGACAGGCCGTGCGGCGCAGAGGCTAAAAGAATCTTTGGAAAATACCTTAAGCCTTAACCGACGTATAAACGAATTGGATCAGAAGCTGCTGAATTTGCCGACAGCTACGATCCATCGACTCTTAGGTTATAACCCTAAGAGCAATTCTTATAAATTCGGAAAAGATTTTCGACTTCCGTATGATGTCATTGTGATCGATGAAGTTTCAATGGTCGATCTCGAGCTGATGTCCAATTTGCTGCATTCTCTACCCGATCGGGAAAGGGAAAAATTCAGGTTCATTATTCTAGGAGATGCGGATCAATTACCGAGCGTAGAAGCGGGAGCAATATTATCGGATGTAGTCGCTTCGATTTCCTCATCGTCGAATTTCTTTCGTTTAAGCAAGAGCCATCGACAGGAAGGAAATGCGTCTCCAATTTTCGCAGCCGCTCGAGAATGCATCCGGAAAAACTCGAGCGTCGATTCTCTCTTAAAATCCATTTTTGCAGTTAGAACCGACATTTCCTTAAATGAAATAATAGACTCAGCATCGCCAGAAAATGAAGCCGGGTTTTATCGAATTCAATCGGATTTTCCGAAGGATCGAACCCGCTTTTTGGAAAAGTATGTGGAGAATTGGATTCGACCTCGATTAGCGAAACTCCCGGATCCGAACAAGGAAAGCATTAAGTTAATTGAATATATTGCGAAGGATTTGAATCATTCAAGAATACTAACTATTCTTAGACAGGGAGATTATGGAAGCGAGGGAATCAATCGAGATATCAATCAGATTCTAATTAAGAAAGGGTATAAAAAAACCGTAATTATCGGAAACCGTACATATTTTCCGGGCCTTCCGATCATGATCACGAAAAATGATCGCACCCGAGGAATGTTCAACGGTGACACCGGGGTTATTTTAGACGCTAAAACGATTACGGGAGATCCGGAACTTCGCGCGATATTTCTTTTGGACGGAATGATTCGAGACTTTGCTTTGGATACTCTCCCCTCGCACGAACCTGCTTTTGCGATTACCGTTCATAAATCCCAAGGTTCGGAATATGATAATATATTCATTCTTTATCCGCCGGATCCCGAAAAACCGGAGAGTAAAAATTTGACTAGCGAACTGTTTCGAACGGAAATCCTTTACACCGCGTTGACTCGTGCAAAGCGAAGGGCCGTCCTGCTTGCAGGTGATGAATTGCTAGGTTTGTCCCTGAGCAAAAGATCGGAAAGAGTTACCGGATTTCGACTTTAA
- a CDS encoding IS481 family transposase, translating to MPWKEVSPMDEKVKFIAAVCDGTVSISSLCETFGISRKTGYKWLERYRKEGPEGLLERSRVPHTNPNRVGFAEERLILAVRKQHPTWGPRKLLVILEGSHPEIIWPAASTIGSILKKRGLVKPRKKRGGMVRFSEPFRGYDHPNAVWCADFKGDFKMRDGIRCYPLTISDGYSRFLLSCKGLSGTRTYETKKEFEKCFREYGLPNAIRTDNGIPFAAGSGISLLSMWWIKLGIFPERIHPGKPQENGRHERMHRTLKAEAVYPIRSNMRQQQKAFDRFRAEYNHDRPHEALGQKPPAKIYKPSLRSYPNRLSEIFYPDHFEIRKVDDGNFYWKNQRFFITKSLGGENIGLEPVDDGIWAIYFSFVKIGYLNESTKKISRTLKV from the coding sequence TTGCCGTGGAAAGAGGTGTCCCCTATGGACGAGAAAGTAAAATTTATTGCCGCAGTATGCGACGGAACGGTTTCCATAAGTTCTCTTTGTGAAACATTTGGAATAAGTAGAAAGACGGGATACAAGTGGCTTGAACGGTATCGGAAGGAAGGCCCTGAAGGTCTTTTGGAGAGAAGTAGGGTTCCGCACACAAACCCGAACCGAGTAGGTTTTGCGGAAGAGCGGTTGATTCTTGCAGTTCGTAAGCAACACCCTACTTGGGGACCTCGCAAATTGCTTGTAATACTTGAGGGAAGTCATCCGGAAATTATTTGGCCTGCAGCGAGCACGATCGGCAGTATTCTTAAGAAAAGAGGTTTAGTAAAGCCCCGTAAGAAGAGAGGGGGAATGGTTCGTTTTTCGGAACCTTTTCGAGGTTATGATCATCCGAATGCGGTTTGGTGTGCTGATTTCAAAGGTGATTTTAAAATGCGAGACGGAATCCGTTGTTATCCCTTAACAATATCCGACGGTTACAGTCGGTTTCTTCTAAGTTGCAAAGGGCTATCAGGCACAAGGACTTACGAAACAAAGAAGGAATTTGAGAAGTGTTTTCGAGAATACGGCCTTCCGAATGCGATTAGAACGGATAATGGAATTCCGTTTGCTGCCGGGTCGGGAATTTCCCTATTATCAATGTGGTGGATCAAATTAGGTATTTTTCCGGAAAGGATTCATCCGGGGAAACCACAAGAGAACGGAAGGCATGAAAGAATGCATAGGACTTTGAAGGCAGAAGCGGTTTATCCGATTCGTTCTAATATGAGACAGCAGCAAAAGGCATTCGATCGTTTTAGAGCGGAATATAACCATGATCGTCCCCATGAGGCGTTAGGTCAGAAGCCGCCTGCGAAGATCTATAAACCTTCCCTAAGATCCTATCCGAATCGTCTATCCGAGATATTTTATCCAGATCATTTTGAAATTCGTAAAGTCGATGACGGTAATTTTTATTGGAAAAATCAAAGATTCTTTATTACGAAGAGTTTAGGTGGAGAGAATATCGGCCTTGAACCTGTCGACGACGGTATATGGGCCATTTATTTCAGCTTTGTGAAAATAGGTTATTTGAATGAGAGCACAAAGAAAATATCTAGGACTTTGAAAGTGTAA